The genomic region GGACTCTGTCAAGAATAGTGCTAGGAGGCCTCCATAGAAGTAATATGCTTGGACAGTGCCCCTATAACCTCTCGTGCCCGCATTGACTGCCTTTGTAGCCCCTGGTTCCGATCGCTAGACGTCACTGTAGTCTCCTAGCCTTCCAGTAGACTTCTCCCCTCAAGGCCCTCACGAGGCCTAGTGGGTAGACGAGCTGGCCGTAGACTATGCCGGTGAGCGCGTGCAAGGGGGTATGGCCCTCGATTACTGCTCCCGCGGCGTAGGCTGCCAGCTGTAGCGCTAGCGGCGCCAAGAACGCTGCCTTGGCGAGGATGCTGCCCGTCAACGCTGCAATGAGGGCTGTGAAGAGTGGGCCGTAGGTCGCAGTTGGCGCAGCAGCCGCTGCTAGGGCCTTGCCTAGGCCTCTTCGGCTGCGGAGAGGATCTATGTATAGCCTTGCGATGAGCCACGCAAAGCTGTCTACGTCGTCGTATGTCCAGACTCCTACCAGGTCGCGCGCATCTGGCAGGATAACGGGTACTCCGTGCCTCTTAGCATGCGTCGCAAAATCCCTATCCTCCACGATACTCTCTGCTACGGCTTTGTGGCCTCCTAGGCTCCAGTAGGTCTCTCTCCTAATGGCCCAGCAGCAGCCATACATCCATGCAAGCTTGTCTCTGCGGTCCATTACTCTGTGTAGGCCGTAGAATCCATAGGCGGCGGCAGTCACGGCTGCTTCTATTGCCTCGCAGCGCTTCGTCTTGCAGAGGAAGCGGGGCACGAACCCTACTATTTCGCCGTTGCGGGTCTTCTCCACGAGGCGGCGGAGCTCGGCGGCGCCATGGATGGGGGTGTCTGCGTCTAGGAAGAACAGTATGTCGCCGGTGGCTAGCCCTGCCCCGGTGTAGAGGGCGTAGCTCTTTGGTGCCCAGCCCCGCGGCACCTCCTCTACACGGATATAGCGTAGCTCCTTCACCTCCTCGGCGAGCCTGGCCAGTATGCTCGGAGTAGTGTCTGTGCTCGCATCGTCAACAACTACGACTTCGTCGAAGACACCCGCTATGCCTGGGAGCAGCTTGGCTAGGTTCTCGGCCTCGTTGCGGGCAGCTATGACCACTGAGACCCTTGCACTGCTCCGGGGCCTAGCGGCTAGTGCTTGCCGTGCTTTTTTCGCAGCCCTCACGCTTAGGACGATGCTTCTTAGAGCATATAGCCATAGCAGAGCAAGGCCAGCAGCAATTAATGCTGCAACGGCTTCAGCTACTGTGGATAGCCATGCCACGCTGCTCCTACCTGTGCTGTAAAACGTGCTAAGGTGGAGGCGTCAATAATGTTGCCGTTGTGCGCTTAACCCGACTAGGTCTCCGTTGACCAAGCTCTTTTTAAGCAGGCGTAAAAGATTCTGTTTCGTAGAATCAACTTGGGGTGCACGCGTCTTGTCAGTACTGGCTGCGCCTAGGAGGAGAGAGGACGTCAAAGCCATTGAGAAGCTAGTCGACCTCGCTATTAAGAGGTATAATCGCTACCGTGGCGCAGAGAGCGAAGCAAAGCTCCTAAAGATAATGGGGGACACGGTGATCGTTGCCTTTGAGGGGAGCTTCTGCGAGACATGTGGCATAAACGACTGGGTTGACGACTTCCGCTACGTGATCGAGGATCTTGGAGGCGAGGCCGAGCTAGTAACAATCATTGAGCCTGAGAAGCCCGAGGAGTTCTTCGATTACAGGATCGGAGTATTCAAGATAAAGAAGGTTCCTCCACTGGAGGAGCTTGAACGAATCGAGGCTGAGGAAAGGGAGCTAGAGGAGTGGTTCAGCGAAGGAGCTGGCGAGGCGGGGGAAAAGGCCGTAGAGGCCTAGGCCTCTTTCTTTTCCGAAACGAGTCTTGGCGGGGAAAGCGATACCCCCTTGTTCTGCTAGAGGTCTGCTCTGTCAACGATCTTGTATAGCAGGATTACTGTGGCTATTATCCATGCTGGAAGGGAGACAAGCAGTAAGGGTATCAGGGAGCCAAGGTTCACCGTCGTGCTCAGAGCTATGGTTCTGCCAGCGATGCGCACCTCTTCATGCCCTGTTTGGACCAGGTGCACTACCGGGCCGTGCGCGTGGTAACTGTACACGATTTCTGCAAGGGACTTACCCGCGTCGAGTGGTATGAGTGTCGCTAGGCGCAGCGCGGTTTCCTCAAGGCTCCCCCCATGAGCCATGATTATGAGGAACGACCCGAAGCTGATTATCATTGAGGCTACGAAGTATATACCTATACCGGATATTATGCCTACAAGTGGCTTACTACTCCTAAACCCCATTAGCGCCGACAGCGCGGCTAGGGGTACCGAGCCCACTGCTAGTAGTAGGCCGGTTACCAGGGGCCAGAGTGGCTCGGCCTGCCTTCCCGCGAGGATCCATGATGCAGCATAGATGCTGTAGAGCCCTATTATCCCGGCCAGGGCGAGGAAGGCGAGCAACGCTAGGAGCTTCCCCAGCACGTATTCTAGGCGTGTCACCGGCCTGCTCAACACTAGCCTCGTTAGGCCCGAGGCCCTGTCGGAGGCGAACAAGTCTCCCCCGTAGAGCGATACTACTAGCCACCACCAAGCTGCAAGGCCTGCCAGGCCCACGGCTAGAGATGAGCCAGTTACTCCCTGTAGCTCCGGGCTAACGTCTATCCCCGCGAGAAGGACCCAGAAGCGCGGACTATGCGGCACACTGACGTAGTGCTTCAGTGCTGCCGCTACGAGCACGGGGAGCACGAAGAGCGCCAGCACGAACAAAGTAGACTTCTTGGCCAGGAATCTCCTCGCCTCTACTAATGCTATCCCAGTCACTACGCTGAGCCTAGGCATTCTCCTCACCTCCTAGGAGGGCCAAGTAGGCGTCCTCTAGGCTCGTCTCCCGGACCTCGTAGCTAAGCACCTTCACGCCGCCGCGCCTAAGCGCCTCCAGAACCTTGTCGGCCTCATCTATGCTGTGCAGCTGTATTCTCAGCGAGCCGGCCGCGACCCTGGTGAAGCTATAGCCCATGCTGCGCAGTAGCTGAGCCGCCTCCTCAACATCCCTAACCCTTACAACAATGTATGGGCGCTTCACAGCCTTCTCGAACAATTCTCCAAGCGAGCCCTCAAACAATACTCTGCCAAAGTGTATTATTGCCACCCGGTCTGCGATGTCCTCAAGCTCCTTCAGTATATGGCTTGAGACAAGTACTCCCGCACCACTGTCCCGGAGCTCTAGGATAATCTTCCGGACCTCGGCAACCCATTCCGGGTCCAGGCCGCTAAAGGGCTCATCCAGCAAATAGTATTGTTTGCCCCGGGGGATGAGGGCCTGGGCTATGAGTAGGCGCTTCCTCATACCCTTGCTCATACCGGCTATCTTCCGATCACAGTACTCCAGCAACCCGAGCCTCTCCAACGCCTCCCTAGCCAGGCGGCGCGCCTCGCTCCTCGGGACACCCTCGAGCATAGCCAGTGACTCGAGTAGCCCGCAGCCGGTCTCCCATGGAGGGGCTTCTGGGGCTTCGGGGCTATAGGCTAGGAGCCTCTTCGCCTCAGGGATCCACGCAGGCACATCGTCGACCAATATTTCGCCGCTATTCGGCTTGACGAGGCCGAGCACGGACTTTATGAGCGTTGTCTTGCCAGCCCCGTTTGGGCCGACAAGCCCCATAACCGTGCCTCTGTCGAGGCTCAGCGAGACGCCGTTAAGGGCCCTTACCCGTCCATAGTTCTTGACGAGATCCCTTACTATGAGTGCCACTGTATCCTGCCTCCGAGAAGGGTTAGACTGGGCGCGGGGGACACTCTACGCTACATTATATAAATGTGACGGACTACTAAATATCTATCGAGTGCGGGGGTCTAGTCGGGCGGAAAACGAGGCGCAGCGAAGAAGGGGCAGCTTAGAGTTGTTCAAGCCGCTCAATGTCCTCTGGGCTGAGCCGCCACCCCAGTGCCCCGAGTATTTCGCGAAGGTGTTGCTTCTGCTCAGTCTTCGGGATAGCGACCACCCTGGGCCTAGCTATTAGGAAGTTGAGCGCCACCTGCACCGGGGTCTTGCCGTACTTCTCAGCTATCTCCCTCACAACCTTGTTCCTAGCCACCGCGCCCCGCTCAAGCGGGGTATAGGCCTGGATGGTTATGTTGAGGTTCTCACGTAGAATAGTCTCAAGTATCTCCTCGGCCTCGGCGCGGTGAAGCACACTGTAGTGCACCTGGTCCACCACTATCTCCGTCATAGATGTAGCGTGTACCGCCTCCAATAGCTCGCGGGCGTCGAAGTTGCTGACACCTATGTAGCGGGCATAGCCCTTCCCATAGACTATTTTCTCGAAGCGCCTCACCTGCTCCGCGATAGGCATTCCCGGCGCTGGCCAGTGTATGAGGAAGAGATCCACCTCCCTCACGCCCAGCCTCTCCAGGCTCGCCCTAGCAGCCGCCTCGATCCTCTCCTCACTGCTCAGCCTGCTCGGCAGCATCTTCGTGGTAATGAACACGCGGTCCCTGCCAACACGCCTAACAACCTCGCCAACAATCCTCTCCGCAGCACCCTCGCCATACATCTCAGCCGTATCTATAAGGTTGACAAGCCCAGACTCAATAGCCTCAACAAGAGTCTCAATCGCCCTCTGAGGGCTACGAATAGCCCAAGTACCAAGACCAATAGCCGAAACCCTATCCGAGCCAATGACTTTCCAATCACTCGTGTCAACGGGGAACCTAGGCACCAAGAACCACCCCTAACCACTTAGAGAAAGCCATAGGGGGCTAGAAAACAACTAGCCCGGACACCTAAAAGCAGAATACCCTATTTCAGACCTTAAAGCAAAGACTTGTCTCGGAGGCAAAAAGGTATAGTATTGATAAACTGCTAGCTTTGAGAACCACGTTCTAGATAGCGTTTAGAAGGCATGAAATTAATAAGGACATAAAGAATTTGTATTGACTAAAGTGCTGTGTAGTATTTTAGGTAGCTGTTCAACCTATTTGTGCTATTGGGTGTACTGCTTGGAGCCTCTGATCCGCGAGAGCTTAGAGATGATGCTAAGGAGAATCAACCAAGAGATTGCTCTTGTTGAGGCTAGGCTTCAACGCATAGCTACCAGACTAGGTGCAAAGAGCTGGAGAGAACTAGATAAACTATTCAGCGAGAAGGACATTGATAGCCCTGAGGCGGACATGCTTTGGCCAGAGTACCTTTACTTGAAGAAAAGGCTCGAAGAACTCGTGGAGCATAAGAAGCGTGTGCTAGCTATGCTAGAAGGCAGAGAGAATTGACGAGACTATATCGTGTACTAGACCTGGTCAATAAGCTCCTAGAAGAGTTTCACCCCATTATCAAGGTTGTAGAGCATTACATGAGCGCCGAGGGGCGTTCCGAGTACTTGAATATAAGGATAAGCCTCCCCCAAATAGGAGGCCTTGTGGTTATACGCGAGTACTTGGAGAGCGGCAACGCTGTAGCCTATGGCTATTATCTGCAAATCAAGGGCTATGAGGAGTGTGGGATAACAGGCCGCATCATCCCGAAATACCTACCCATCCCCACCATAGACATATAGATGGAGAAGTATATCCTCCCCCAAACCCATCACTAGAGGACTTCTTAAAGAGAGCAAGGAGCCTCCTCCAAGAAATAGGTAACCACAATGCTTGACCGACTTTCAAATACTTAGAACAAATACTTAGAATATGACTCTCTCATTTTTCCTCGTCCACCAGACTCTAGTGGTCTGCTCTGATTGTAGCACAAACTCGCTGTTCCTTTGAAGCCTTCTTGCCGTGCTATCGGCTCTAGCCCTGTCGGAGTGTAGAGCCTTAGCGCATCGGCTATAGGATAAGATCTTATTCCCCGTTGCTCTTAATTATCGTTACTAGTCGTTTAAACCTAATCTCTCCATGAATCCAGTCTACTACTTCTCTCCAATCTCCATAATAGTATCAAAAGAGTCTGCGAGAAAGATTCTGCTGAGTTCCCTCTGGCATCAGCGACTACAAACCTCACCTTAATACCCGGTTCTCCCGCCTTCTCCTTAGCTATACTTACTATTTCTCTATGAACATCAACCCCTATTACATTATACCCTCTCCTAGCAGGCTCTATCGTCGAGCCCCTAGTCCTGCATGCAACATCAAGCGCATTGAGGACCCTGCGACCCGCGTACTTCTTAAACACCTTTTCGGTAGCATCAACAAGCTTGGACACGCTATACACTAGGTAATCCCTATAGATTACGTCATAGTACCTAGCTAGCCGCATATAGAGAGGAATACTCACACAAATCTCTAGTCCGATAAATATATGGGCTTAATCCAGGATAAGACTTGATGCAAGATCTCCCTTAAGTACCGAGAGCCAGGAACCCAGCATGAAACCGGTCTTATGAATCTTGATGACAACCTTTCTATAAGCCATGTGTGGAACAAAAGTCTATACAGAGATGCTCCTTCATATAATTCACTAATGAGCCTCTCGACTAGACGAGCCCAGCTTAGATAAGATTCAAGACTAGGCCGGTGCCAACACGGGCCTGGGTGTAGTTACAGTTTTGGAGCATCATTGTGCTTATTTACACTATTATGGCGGATAGGCGGAGGAATCGCTCTATGAGTGAGTGGATTCGAGAGGTTTTCATTGATAAGGCAGAGCTGTTCATCATAGTCATGGAGCACAAGTGGGATAGAGGGAGGAAGGAGGCCGAGGGTATTGCAAGAGTCCTGGAGAAGCACGGCGTCTCCAGAGGCTCTAGGGTACTTGAGCTTGGCTGCGGCATCGGCAGGGTGGCGATACCGCTTGCGCAGCTAGGCTACAAGGTAACATGCCTCGATCTCTCCGAGCCCTTTATAGCTAGGGCCAAGGAGAGGGCTCAGCAAGAGGATGTGAAGAACCTGGCCCTAGTCGTTGGTGACGCCTATAGGGTGGACGGGGTTTTAGCCGGGCATAGTTTTGACGCCGCATATATAACGTAGACTACCCTCCTAGGCTATGGTAGCCGCGAGGACGATCTAGAATTGCTGAGAAGAACCAGGAGAGTTGTAAAGCCAGGCGGCCTACTAGTAGTAGCCAATACTGCGAGCAGAGACCTAGTCCAGCGCACTGCTAGCTGCCCTAAGCCCTTCATGAGTGATCTCGATGACTTCGTTCTAGCCGAGAACCCGGAATTCGACCCCGTTCGCTCCATAGTCAAGAATAGATGGGTCTTCTACAAGAAATCCGGCAAGAACTTGATATACGTAGACGAGTTCTCATTCACGCTAAGAGTCTATACGCTCACAGAGCTAGTAGAGATGGCTGAAAACACGGGATGGGTCTTTGAGGCAGCGTACCACAGCCTAGAGACACTGGAGCCGCCGCACCCGGAGGGAAGCCCAATTAACGCAGTCTTTAGGAACCCGAAATAATTGTCTTGCAAGGCTCGTGAAAAGCGATTAGATGTCTGCAACGGTTGAACTAGTTATTGTAGCTTTTAGCCTCTTTAAAATCTTTTTGTATGGCTAGATGAGGCTATGTAATTACGAAAAGAACTTTTAAGCTCCGGGGCTCTGGTAGCGTAGCTAACAAATGTCTTAGAGGATAGCATTAGTTGCTCGCAACTCGTAACCCCTAGTATTACAAGCAATGAAATATTCGTGACAACTATGCCTTAGCATTCATTGTCTGGAATTTTGTTCTCCTCCTAGTCCTCAAAGATCTTCTTATATAGCTCGTTAAACAGTCTTATATATTCTCGTCCCTTGTCAGTCGTCACGTACATATCCCCTTGCTTAGCGAGGAACCCCTTCCTCGTCAGCAGCTCAAGATACTTTTCAGCCGTCTTTGTGTTTAGGTTACATGCTAGCATTATCTGTGAGATCCTTCTAGGCCTTCTGCAATATGTTAGAATGTCCCAGATGATTTCGTAGATGTTTCGCCTCGGCCTCATCCCTATCACGCTCAGCGTTTTAGATAAAGCTACTTTATGAGCTCAGAGAGCAAGTCCTCTAGCTGCTGAGCCTTCGCCAGCCTTCTGCAAATGGTTCTCTTCTCAAGATATAGTTCTAGAAGGCCGTAGAAGAGGTATACGGTGGCTGCGGCGAATTTAATCAAGCTTTCGTACGTCTTCTCAGCAATATATTCTCTTATAGCGAGTATTGTGCCTATGGCGCCAGTTATCGTTAGTAACGCACCCACAACTGCCAGGTGTAGACGATAACCCCGGTAGAGAGAGACCACGTCTTTTATGAGCTGGGCTGTCTTCTCTTCATCTAGTTCGCGTAATCTTTCATAGGGGGATGGTAGGAGCATGTACTTTCTTAGAAGACGCCAGATGCTATAGGTTAGAATAGCCGATATCAAGAACCATATAGCGCCGAAGAGGGCTGAGAATACGTTAAACAAAGTCTCCAAGATACAAGTGCTCTCTAAAGCTTTCCCAGCAAAATAGCTTGCTATTGAACCTGATAAAGCAAGCGAGATCGACGATATAGTAAACCAGGCAAGTATCTCGCGGACAACCCTTTTACCTATTGCTGCTTCGTTAACAACCACTACAGTCACCACTAATACCTGCGTAGGTACTATACTTGTCTAAGGCTATTGTGTACTCCAGGTTCAAAAAGCTTATAAAGTAAAACATTGATTTGGCTAAAGTCGGCATATAGCTAAATAGAACATTTTGATATCTATAAATGTAATGCAAGAGATTCGAGGAAGAATAGTAACAGCTTAGGGACTCTATTCTGTCCTACTGTTAGCGGTGGCTAGCATGTCTAAAGCTATCAAGGTCAAGTATGAGAAAGGAGTACTGAAACCGATTGGAGAGGTTGAGCTCAGAGAGGGAGAAGAGCTAGAAGTAATAGTTGTCCGTAAGACTTTCAAGGGTTTTAGCAAAGAGGCTGGCAAGTATCGATTCAAGGTTGGTCGAGATATTGTTAAAGAGTTTATAGAGGAGAGGAGATAATTGACACATCGCGTCATAGACGTAGTGGTAATCGACACTAGTGTGTTTGCCAACTACTATCTACTTTATCCGAGAAACCGGAGAGCCGCGGGAAGGCTAGAAGGGTTCTCGACAAGCTGTCTCTCAGAGATGTAATAGTTTATGAGCCTTTTCTCTTCGAAAAAGAGCTTCGAGCCGTTCTTGTACGAAGAATTCCTCCGGAGCAGGTTCTTGAGATAGTTAGCGCTACACTAGGCCATGTAAACGTGGTGGGAGAGGAAGAGATACACGATAAAGCCGCAGAAATAGCACTAGTCACGGGGTGTAGAGCGGTTGACGCATATTTTACTGCAACAGCTAAGCATGCTAAAGCGATCCTAATAGCCAGTGATAAGGTTATGAGGGATAATGCTCGGAAAATTGGAGTTGAAGCTTGCTATCTGCTCGACAACAGAGACTACGCAAAACTCATAGCAAGCCTAGAAACCGGTTAGACTCTAACACATTTAGGAAAATAAAGATACTCGCAAAGCCCTACATCCCAGTGCATATTCTAAAAGAGGTTATGTAAAAAGCTCATACTCTCTCTATCATTAAGGTTGAAGAGACACAAGTGTGTACAAGGTTAGAGACATTATTAGAGCTAAGCTCACTAGGCTCAACAAGACAGCGGAGAAACTCAACGTGACTCCACCAACTCACAACGACTTCAAGGAGAGCAAGAGAATAATACTAGAGTACAGGCTGCTACTGAGCTATGCACTAATAACAGGCAATTATGAAGAGAGATTGAATAGAAGAGGTCTTGACAATGGATAACGATCTAGGAGAATACCTTGACTAAAAATCGTATATTAAGATTCCTGCCGGCTCAGTATATCCCTGCACTCCAACCAGTTGCCCTAAAAGACTCTACAGTAGCTCCTATAACTTCAAGTAATTAATCATGTCCTCTATACTATTATACAATTTTCTACAAATGTTGTCAACAAAATGTTGTGATTCGCTAGCACGAGTCTACAGTCTCGGAGACTAACACCTCCTTAGCATTAGAAGGATTAGGGCAACGATTGCTAGGATGGCCATGGCTGCCTCTCCTGGGGATAGGTAGCAGTTGGCACATGTGTGTAGGCCCGTGTAGAGATGGGTGATTGCCGAGGCTAATAGGAGGCCTATGCTCGGTAAGAGGCTGCGCCTATGTATCGCGGCTAGGGCGGCGAGCTCGACTAGGAGTGCGGAGCCGTATACTGGTAGCAGCTTCTCTACTGCTTCGCTGCCCTCGATTTTCCTGTGGTCCCAGTATCCTTCCGGGTTCATTAGGACGAAGAATACTGCGAAGAAGTCCCAGAGCGCGAGTAGCGCGACGATCGCCAAGGCGGCTCTAGCTAGGCCTCTTCCATGCCTCATGGCTGCTCGAGACCCCCCTCCTTAGCTGTACCCGGGCTAGCGCCTCCTGAGCATGATTACCGCTGTAGCTGCTACTGCAACTACTATGGCTGCCGTAGTGGCTAGCATGGCTGCCTTGTTGTCGCTTGTTGTTCTCGTTGTGCTTGCTTGCTGGCTCTCAGCTACTACTCCTGCGTCGGCGCCTCCGTGCTGGGCTGGCATGGTACTAGCATTCTTCGCCGCTGAGGCGGTTGTATGGCCGGTCGTGTTCGTCGCTGTGGTTGTTTCTCTGATCGTTGTAACGGTTATCGAAGTTGGTGCTTGCACTGTTATTGTTGTCGTTACTGTGTGTATTGGTATGGAAGGCAATACTTCCACCTTTATTACACCGTTGGAGAGCCTTGAGAAGCTTATCCTACTAATATTGGTCTCCGTCAACACTATCCTATCTGTCAATGTATTGTTTACGAGGAACCTTACACCCTTGCCTACAATTAGCACTTTTGAGACTTTAAGCGCAGTATATCCCCCGAAGAAGGGGTTATCCTTAACTGTGTCGTAGAATGCTTTAAGCATCTGAAGCGTGCGAGCAGGGTCTCCTCTATACGTTACTGGAGGAAGCTTGACGTGCATCGATGTCTCAAATATACCATTCTTCATGGAAGCGCTGGTCTCTATGTAGATTCTTCCATTGGATACGTGAAAGTCCTTTATAAAGAGGGGTATTAGGCTTCTGCCAAAGATGAAGCCCTCTCCTATGCTACTATACGCGTATAGTGTTGACTCTACCCCGCCGTTGCTCCGTATCTCCATACGATAGTTCACGTTTATTGTCGTGGTATTGGAGACGTTATCCCACATAGCTTTCGCAACAGCGTTGTGGCGGATTTCTAGCCGCGTCTCGTTCTTGGCTAGGAGCGCCGAGAAGAAGTCCTGAATGAAGTCTTGTGGACCGCTGCTCTGCTGGGACAATAGCTTTACTGAGGCATTAAACACTATCTTCGCGGATGAGCCGTTGATCTCTGTCCGTGTCTTTACCCAGGCGTCTGAGCCTATAGAATTGTTTGTACCGTTTATCTTAATTATTTCGTCCAGCACCATGGGTGACGCATACTCGATATCCACGTTTCCCTTGAGTATTACGATCTCCTTGTCTAGCAGCATGTATCCCTGCACGTTAAAAGTCGCATTACCTATCTCCACGTAAGGCGTATCCTCCAGGGGCGGCATATAGACGCTCAGCCAACCCGACATACTGAGCTTCCTAGCCGTATCGTTGACTGGCCTCGTTGAGGCAACAAGATACAGCTTTATGAACGAGGAGGTTTCCCTCATTGACACGTTTGAAGCTATGCCCTTCTTCTCGATAATCGTTAGGTTGCCTTCATTCACAAGCACGGTCTCTGCTCCAGTAACGACTTGCAACACGCTATGAGACCACGTCTCCTCGCCAAGGGATGCTAAGGCCTCCATTCTGCTCAGGTTCAACATGACCTCAACGCTCCCGTCACTATGGACTATTAGCAGGGCTTCGTAGGAACCACTTTCATCAGTGTTAACAGCTATGCCTATATGCGAGATAATCGGGAGGATCAATAAGAGCAGGGATAGAGCCAATGGGAACATGAGTTTCGACAAATTGCCCCTCTTGTTTCTTTGCTTCTTGTTCCTTATAAAGAGGACTGTAGATGCCAGGTACACAGAGGTATTTATGCTGAATAGCTTCGCGGCATCCTTTCTACGAGTCTACGAGAAAGGGGCTTGTTCTTATCCCGTGGGTTATGTGGCCCTTTGCCTTAAAAACGCGGGTATGGGGTGAGTGTAATCTGTCTCTAAGGGAGCTATGGATTGTCTGCTGGAATCCAC from Pyrofollis japonicus harbors:
- a CDS encoding glycosyltransferase, producing the protein MAWLSTVAEAVAALIAAGLALLWLYALRSIVLSVRAAKKARQALAARPRSSARVSVVIAARNEAENLAKLLPGIAGVFDEVVVVDDASTDTTPSILARLAEEVKELRYIRVEEVPRGWAPKSYALYTGAGLATGDILFFLDADTPIHGAAELRRLVEKTRNGEIVGFVPRFLCKTKRCEAIEAAVTAAAYGFYGLHRVMDRRDKLAWMYGCCWAIRRETYWSLGGHKAVAESIVEDRDFATHAKRHGVPVILPDARDLVGVWTYDDVDSFAWLIARLYIDPLRSRRGLGKALAAAAAPTATYGPLFTALIAALTGSILAKAAFLAPLALQLAAYAAGAVIEGHTPLHALTGIVYGQLVYPLGLVRALRGEVYWKARRLQ
- a CDS encoding ABC transporter permease; translation: MPRLSVVTGIALVEARRFLAKKSTLFVLALFVLPVLVAAALKHYVSVPHSPRFWVLLAGIDVSPELQGVTGSSLAVGLAGLAAWWWLVVSLYGGDLFASDRASGLTRLVLSRPVTRLEYVLGKLLALLAFLALAGIIGLYSIYAASWILAGRQAEPLWPLVTGLLLAVGSVPLAALSALMGFRSSKPLVGIISGIGIYFVASMIISFGSFLIIMAHGGSLEETALRLATLIPLDAGKSLAEIVYSYHAHGPVVHLVQTGHEEVRIAGRTIALSTTVNLGSLIPLLLVSLPAWIIATVILLYKIVDRADL
- a CDS encoding ABC transporter ATP-binding protein; the protein is MALIVRDLVKNYGRVRALNGVSLSLDRGTVMGLVGPNGAGKTTLIKSVLGLVKPNSGEILVDDVPAWIPEAKRLLAYSPEAPEAPPWETGCGLLESLAMLEGVPRSEARRLAREALERLGLLEYCDRKIAGMSKGMRKRLLIAQALIPRGKQYYLLDEPFSGLDPEWVAEVRKIILELRDSGAGVLVSSHILKELEDIADRVAIIHFGRVLFEGSLGELFEKAVKRPYIVVRVRDVEEAAQLLRSMGYSFTRVAAGSLRIQLHSIDEADKVLEALRRGGVKVLSYEVRETSLEDAYLALLGGEENA
- a CDS encoding aldo/keto reductase; the protein is MPRFPVDTSDWKVIGSDRVSAIGLGTWAIRSPQRAIETLVEAIESGLVNLIDTAEMYGEGAAERIVGEVVRRVGRDRVFITTKMLPSRLSSEERIEAAARASLERLGVREVDLFLIHWPAPGMPIAEQVRRFEKIVYGKGYARYIGVSNFDARELLEAVHATSMTEIVVDQVHYSVLHRAEAEEILETILRENLNITIQAYTPLERGAVARNKVVREIAEKYGKTPVQVALNFLIARPRVVAIPKTEQKQHLREILGALGWRLSPEDIERLEQL
- a CDS encoding toxin-antitoxin system TumE family protein; the protein is MWDNRPHHPEIPTHPHHRHIDGEVYPPPNPSLEDFLKRARSLLQEIGNHNA
- a CDS encoding class I SAM-dependent methyltransferase, with amino-acid sequence MSKLVDATEKVFKKYAGRRVLNALDVACRTRGSTIEPARRGYNVIGVDVHREIVSIAKEKAGEPGIKVRFVVADARGNSAESFSQTLLILLWRLERSSRLDSWRD
- a CDS encoding class I SAM-dependent methyltransferase encodes the protein MSEWIREVFIDKAELFIIVMEHKWDRGRKEAEGIARVLEKHGVSRGSRVLELGCGIGRVAIPLAQLGYKVTCLDLSEPFIARAKERAQQEDVKNLALVVGDAYRVDGVLAGHSFDAAYIT
- a CDS encoding winged helix-turn-helix domain-containing protein; protein product: MRPRRNIYEIIWDILTYCRRPRRISQIMLACNLNTKTAEKYLELLTRKGFLAKQGDMYVTTDKGREYIRLFNELYKKIFED
- a CDS encoding antitoxin family protein → MSKAIKVKYEKGVLKPIGEVELREGEELEVIVVRKTFKGFSKEAGKYRFKVGRDIVKEFIEERR